The following DNA comes from Mycobacterium sp. MS1601.
GGATGCCTTCCGCAAGGTGGTCGAAGTCAACCTGATCGGCACCTTCAACGTGCTGCGCCTGGCGGCCGAGCGGATCGCCAAGACGGAGCCCATCGGGGAGGAGCGCGGCGTCATCGTCAACACCGCCTCGGTCGCCGCGTTCGACGGTCAGATCGGCCAGGCCGCCTACTCGGCGTCCAAGGGAGGCGTGGTCGGGCTGACCCTGCCGGTCGCCCGTGATCTGGCCCGAAACCTGATCCGGGTGGTCACCATCGCCCCGGGCCTGTTCAAGACCCCGCTGCTGGGCTCGCTGCCCGAAGAGGCCCAGGCCTCACTCGGCAAGCAGGTGCCGCACCCGGCCCGCCTGGGTGATCCCGACGAGTACGGCGCTCTGGCCACCCACATCGTGGAGAACCCGATGCTCAACGGCGAGGTGATCCGCCTGGACGGCGCCATCCGAATGGCTCCTCGATGAGCTTGAAGACCAAGTTCACCGAGGCGTTCGGTGTCGAGCACCCCATCGCCCAGGGTGGTATGCAGTGGGTGGGACGCGCGGAACTGGTTGCCGCCGTTGCCAATGCGGGCGCGCTGGGTTTCCTCACTGCGCTGACACAGCCCACGCCGGCAGATCTGGCCAAGGAAATCCAGAAAACCCGCGAGCTCACCGACAAGCCGTTCGGTGTCAACCTGACGATCCTGCCCGCGATCAATCCGCCGCCCTATGACGAGTACCGCCAGGTGATCGTCGACGAGGGCATCAAGATCGTCGAGACGGCGGGCTCCAACCCGGCGCCGCATCTGCCGATGTTCCACGACAACGGCATCAAGGTGTTGCACAAATGCACCTCGGTTCGACATGCGGTGAAAGCGCAGAGTCTGGGTGTCGACGGCATCAGCATCGACGGGTTCGAGTGCGCGGGGCACCCGGGCGAGGACGACGTGCCCGGCCTGGTGCTGATCCCGGCGGCGGCCAAGCAGATCGAGATCCCGATGATCGCCTCCGGCGGGTTCGCCGACGCCCGCGGCTTGGTGGCCGCGCTGGCGCTGGGCGCCGACGGCATCAACATGGGTTCGCGGTTCATGTGCACCGTGGAGTCGTGCATCCACCAGAACGTCAAGGAAGCCATCGTCGCCGGTGACGAGCGTGGCACCGAGCTGATCTTCCGCTCGCTGCACAACACCGCTCGTGTCGCTTCCAACGAGGTGTCGCGTGAGGTGGTGGACATCCTCGCCAAGGGCGGTCAGTTCGAGGACGTCAAGGATCTGGTGGCCGGAGTGCGCGGGCGCAAGGTGTTCGACGATGGGGACATCGACGCCGGAATCTGGACTGTCGGCACGGCCATGGGGCTGATCAACGACATCCCGACCGTGGCCGAGCTGGTGTCACGCATCGTGTCCGAGTCCGAGGACCTGATCACCGGCCGGCTGGGCGGGATGGTCGCCGGCGACAAGGTGGCTGTCTAGATCGTCAGGCAAACCCATACAAGTCGGGCGCGCTCTCGCTTCCGTGAGGAAGCCAGGGCGCGCCCGCTGG
Coding sequences within:
- a CDS encoding NAD(P)H-dependent flavin oxidoreductase: MSLKTKFTEAFGVEHPIAQGGMQWVGRAELVAAVANAGALGFLTALTQPTPADLAKEIQKTRELTDKPFGVNLTILPAINPPPYDEYRQVIVDEGIKIVETAGSNPAPHLPMFHDNGIKVLHKCTSVRHAVKAQSLGVDGISIDGFECAGHPGEDDVPGLVLIPAAAKQIEIPMIASGGFADARGLVAALALGADGINMGSRFMCTVESCIHQNVKEAIVAGDERGTELIFRSLHNTARVASNEVSREVVDILAKGGQFEDVKDLVAGVRGRKVFDDGDIDAGIWTVGTAMGLINDIPTVAELVSRIVSESEDLITGRLGGMVAGDKVAV